One Solidesulfovibrio fructosivorans JJ] DNA window includes the following coding sequences:
- a CDS encoding replication-associated recombination protein A gives MDLLGNEKRPLAERVRPGALDGFVGQTHVISRLTTMLAAPRLPSLLFFGPPGCGKSTLALILARAKERPYVRVSAPEAGLAALRELIKGKEILILDELHRFSKAQQDFFLPLLETGEIVLLATTTENPSFSVTRQLLSRLHVFRLRPLSQAELLVLAERGAKEAGMELAPESLEAVAMLSSGDGRTLLNLIEYTAALPEEKRAPEELKKQLPEALARGDRDGDSHYELASAMIKSIRGSDPDAALYYLACLLESGEDPRFCCRRLMISASEDIGLADPMALPLAVSAAEAVERIGMPEGFIPLAQTAVYLALAPKSNSSYAAYLAAKKEIMQFGLKPVPLHLRNPSTKLQREWGFGKGYKYPHAYPEAWVDQDYLPEALIGRQFYQAKDQGQEPRLAARLARLRKRQG, from the coding sequence ATGGACTTGCTCGGTAATGAAAAACGGCCCCTGGCCGAACGCGTTCGTCCCGGGGCCCTCGACGGTTTCGTCGGCCAGACCCACGTCATCTCCAGGCTCACGACCATGCTGGCCGCGCCGCGTTTGCCGAGCCTGCTTTTTTTCGGCCCGCCGGGCTGCGGCAAATCCACCCTGGCCCTGATCCTGGCCCGGGCCAAGGAACGGCCTTATGTGCGGGTGAGCGCTCCGGAAGCGGGGTTGGCGGCGCTGCGTGAGCTTATCAAAGGCAAGGAGATTTTGATCCTCGACGAGCTGCACCGGTTTTCCAAGGCTCAGCAGGACTTTTTTCTGCCACTTCTCGAAACCGGGGAGATCGTGCTTCTGGCCACCACCACGGAGAACCCGTCGTTTTCCGTGACGCGGCAGCTTCTTTCCCGGCTGCACGTCTTTCGGCTGCGGCCCTTGTCCCAGGCCGAACTGCTTGTCCTGGCCGAGCGGGGGGCCAAGGAGGCCGGCATGGAGCTTGCGCCGGAGAGCCTCGAGGCCGTGGCCATGCTTTCTTCCGGCGACGGGCGCACGCTCCTGAACCTCATCGAATACACGGCCGCCTTGCCCGAGGAAAAGCGCGCCCCGGAGGAGCTCAAAAAGCAGCTGCCCGAGGCGCTCGCCCGGGGCGACCGCGACGGCGATTCCCACTATGAACTGGCTTCGGCCATGATCAAGTCCATCCGGGGCAGCGATCCGGACGCGGCGCTTTATTACCTGGCCTGCCTGCTCGAATCCGGCGAGGACCCGCGCTTTTGCTGCCGCCGACTCATGATCTCCGCCTCCGAGGATATCGGCCTGGCCGACCCCATGGCGCTGCCTCTGGCCGTTTCCGCCGCCGAGGCCGTGGAGCGCATCGGCATGCCGGAAGGGTTCATTCCCCTGGCCCAGACCGCCGTCTATCTGGCGCTTGCGCCCAAGAGCAACAGCTCCTACGCCGCCTATCTCGCCGCCAAAAAGGAAATCATGCAGTTCGGGCTCAAACCCGTGCCCCTGCACCTGCGAAACCCATCCACGAAGCTCCAGCGGGAATGGGGGTTCGGCAAGGGCTACAAATATCCCCACGCCTACCCCGAAGCCTGGGTCGACCAGGATTATCTGCCCGAGGCGCTTATCGGCCGGCAGTTCTACCAGGCCAAGGACCAGGGCCAGGAGCCGCGTCTGGCCGCCCGGCTGGCGCGGCTGCGCAAAAGGCAGGGATAA
- a CDS encoding PilZ domain-containing protein: MGEDKRRRSRVSAHFDAYVYIDGEKIPVSTQNISMKGALFCPESRLAEGRECTLVFSLAKDITVRLKGQIVRANEEGVAIDFESMDENAFFHLRNMVRYSADDADQIDRELQVPAFEPGHDGEDS; the protein is encoded by the coding sequence ATGGGAGAGGACAAACGCCGGCGCAGCCGGGTCAGCGCCCACTTCGACGCCTACGTCTACATCGACGGCGAAAAAATACCGGTCAGCACCCAGAACATCAGCATGAAGGGCGCGCTTTTTTGTCCGGAATCCCGGCTGGCCGAGGGGCGCGAGTGCACCCTCGTCTTCAGTCTGGCCAAGGACATCACCGTCAGGCTCAAGGGCCAGATCGTGCGCGCCAACGAGGAAGGCGTTGCCATCGATTTCGAGAGCATGGACGAAAACGCCTTTTTCCACCTGCGCAACATGGTGCGCTACTCGGCCGACGACGCGGACCAAATCGACCGGGAATTGCAGGTTCCGGCCTTCGAGCCGGGCCACGACGGAGAAGACAGCTGA
- the nadC gene encoding carboxylating nicotinate-nucleotide diphosphorylase: protein MTDPRFEAFFAGPARQFLVRAIDLALEEDGEDRTSMAVFTTDDRLRATIVAKQETLVAGLPILPLVLKRMGEAERCQTDLRVADGDKVPDRTVVAVIDGPAVTLLKAERVMLNFLCHLSGIANMVAKGVAALAGTKTRLLDTRKTLPGLRYPEKYAVLVGGGVNHRLDLAAMIMLKDNHIDRAGGIAQAMAAVRRAYRDDPAAMPPVEIECRSLDEVKLAVAERPARLMLDNMPPDVMRQALKLVPEDIETEVSGGVELSALGSIGALGADFVSVGRITHSAPSADFSMLL, encoded by the coding sequence ATGACCGATCCCCGTTTCGAGGCTTTCTTCGCCGGCCCGGCCCGGCAGTTCCTGGTGCGCGCCATCGACCTCGCCCTGGAGGAAGACGGCGAGGACCGCACTTCCATGGCTGTTTTCACCACTGACGACCGCCTGCGCGCCACCATCGTGGCCAAGCAGGAGACGCTGGTCGCCGGCCTGCCCATCCTGCCCCTGGTGCTAAAGCGCATGGGCGAGGCGGAGCGCTGCCAGACGGACCTCAGGGTCGCCGACGGCGACAAGGTGCCGGATCGGACCGTGGTCGCGGTCATCGACGGCCCGGCCGTAACCTTGCTCAAGGCCGAGCGCGTCATGCTCAATTTTCTGTGCCACCTCTCGGGCATCGCCAACATGGTGGCCAAGGGCGTGGCTGCCCTGGCCGGCACGAAAACGCGCCTGCTCGATACCCGCAAGACCCTGCCCGGACTGCGCTATCCCGAGAAATACGCCGTGCTGGTCGGCGGCGGGGTCAACCACCGCCTGGATCTGGCCGCCATGATCATGCTCAAGGACAACCACATCGACCGGGCCGGCGGCATCGCCCAGGCCATGGCCGCCGTGCGCCGCGCCTACAGGGACGATCCGGCCGCCATGCCGCCGGTGGAAATCGAGTGCCGCAGCCTGGACGAGGTGAAGCTGGCCGTGGCCGAGCGGCCGGCGCGGCTCATGCTCGACAACATGCCCCCGGACGTCATGCGGCAAGCCTTGAAACTCGTCCCGGAGGACATCGAAACCGAGGTCAGCGGCGGGGTGGAGCTTTCCGCCCTGGGCTCCATCGGCGCCCTTGGCGCGGATTTCGTGTCCGTGGGGCGCATCACCCATTCCGCCCCGAGCGCGGATTTCAGCATGCTGCTTTAA
- the nadA gene encoding quinolinate synthase NadA, with protein sequence MNPSLAERITAIRRSRGESLAILAHHYQRDAVVAHADILGDSLELSRKVAGLTARDIVFCGVFFMAETAAMLAKEGQRVLIPAPDAACVMSEMAPASLVATVLDRISAAGRDVLPLTYVNSSAAVKAVVGARGGSVCTSANAGKMLRWALDQGRGVLFLPDKMLGQNTCDTLGVAPERRHILDIRGGGAQLDLRAAREAEVLLWPGQCVIHSRFKARDIAAARKAHPGVKVVVHPECAPETVRAADAAGSTSFIIKYVAEAPRGAEIVIGTEINLVSRLARRYQGEKNIRPLCVSSCSNMAKGTEENLLALLEGLDAAAPVTVSDAVRVPATAAVARMLEVSA encoded by the coding sequence ATGAACCCTTCCCTTGCCGAGCGGATCACGGCGATCCGCCGCAGCCGGGGCGAGTCCCTGGCCATCCTGGCCCATCATTACCAGCGCGACGCGGTGGTGGCCCATGCCGATATTCTCGGCGATTCCCTCGAGCTTTCCCGCAAGGTGGCCGGGCTCACCGCCCGGGACATCGTTTTTTGCGGCGTGTTTTTCATGGCCGAGACCGCGGCCATGCTGGCCAAAGAGGGCCAGCGCGTGCTTATCCCGGCCCCGGACGCCGCCTGCGTCATGTCCGAGATGGCCCCGGCTTCCCTCGTCGCCACGGTGCTCGATCGCATAAGCGCCGCCGGCCGCGACGTGCTGCCGCTCACCTACGTCAACTCCTCGGCCGCGGTGAAGGCTGTCGTCGGGGCGCGCGGCGGGTCGGTGTGCACCTCGGCCAATGCCGGGAAAATGCTGCGCTGGGCGCTCGACCAGGGCCGGGGCGTGCTTTTTCTGCCGGACAAGATGCTCGGACAAAATACCTGCGACACCCTGGGCGTGGCTCCCGAGCGCCGGCATATTCTCGATATCCGGGGCGGCGGCGCGCAACTGGATTTGCGGGCGGCCCGGGAGGCCGAGGTGCTTTTGTGGCCCGGCCAGTGCGTCATTCATTCGCGGTTCAAGGCCCGGGACATCGCCGCCGCGCGCAAGGCCCATCCCGGCGTCAAGGTGGTGGTCCATCCCGAGTGCGCCCCGGAAACCGTGCGGGCCGCCGACGCCGCCGGTTCCACCTCCTTTATCATCAAATACGTGGCCGAGGCACCCAGGGGCGCGGAGATCGTCATCGGCACGGAGATCAATCTGGTGTCCCGGCTGGCCCGGCGCTACCAGGGCGAAAAAAACATTCGCCCGCTTTGCGTCTCGAGCTGTTCGAACATGGCCAAGGGGACCGAGGAAAACCTGCTGGCCCTGCTCGAAGGGCTGGACGCGGCCGCGCCGGTGACCGTTTCGGACGCCGTGCGCGTGCCGGCCACGGCCGCCGTGGCGCGGATGCTCGAAGTTTCGGCCTGA
- a CDS encoding quaternary amine ABC transporter ATP-binding protein — protein MEKIIIENLVKIFGDKPEKALSLLRQGRSKKDILAATGQAVGVADVSFSVDEGEIMVIMGLSGSGKSTLVRMINRLIEPTSGKVVIDGQDVGALSESELTEFRRTKFGMVFQNFALLPHRTVAANVEFGLEIKGVAQATRHDRAMEALKQVGLAGWEDRKPAELSGGMQQRVGLARALALNPDILLMDEAFSALDPLIRRDMQDELLSLQDTVKKTILFITHDLDEAVKLGDHIVLMKDGAVVQTGTAEDILTNPASRYVERFVEDVDFSKVLSARSVMLSPAVTALARHDGPRLALHKMAEAGISSLFVIGRDKRLEGMVTAVDASDAARRGERSLDGVVRRVDKRVSPDASVQDVMPLLAADRDPVAVVDDNNKLLGIIVQGSLLAGLADKGRGENGV, from the coding sequence ATGGAAAAAATAATCATAGAAAATTTAGTAAAGATTTTCGGTGACAAACCGGAAAAAGCCCTCTCCCTGCTACGCCAGGGCCGGTCCAAGAAGGACATCCTGGCCGCCACGGGGCAGGCCGTGGGCGTGGCCGACGTCTCGTTCAGCGTGGACGAGGGCGAGATCATGGTCATCATGGGTCTCTCCGGAAGCGGCAAATCCACTCTCGTACGCATGATCAACCGCCTCATCGAGCCCACCAGCGGCAAGGTCGTCATCGACGGCCAGGACGTGGGCGCCCTCTCGGAAAGCGAACTCACGGAATTTCGACGCACCAAGTTCGGCATGGTCTTCCAAAATTTCGCCCTTCTCCCCCATCGCACCGTGGCCGCCAACGTGGAATTCGGCCTGGAGATCAAGGGTGTTGCGCAGGCGACGCGCCATGATCGGGCCATGGAGGCGCTCAAGCAGGTGGGCCTGGCCGGATGGGAAGACCGCAAGCCCGCCGAACTTTCCGGCGGCATGCAGCAGCGCGTGGGCCTGGCCCGGGCCCTGGCGTTGAACCCGGACATCCTGCTCATGGACGAGGCCTTTTCCGCCCTGGACCCGCTGATTCGCCGCGACATGCAGGACGAGTTGCTTTCGCTGCAGGACACCGTCAAGAAAACCATTCTTTTTATTACCCACGACCTCGACGAGGCCGTCAAGCTCGGCGACCACATCGTGCTCATGAAAGACGGGGCCGTGGTGCAGACCGGCACGGCCGAGGACATCCTGACCAACCCGGCCAGTCGCTACGTCGAACGTTTCGTGGAAGACGTGGATTTCTCCAAGGTGCTCTCCGCCCGCTCGGTCATGCTGTCCCCGGCCGTGACCGCCCTGGCCCGCCACGACGGCCCGAGGCTCGCCCTGCACAAGATGGCCGAGGCCGGCATTTCCAGCCTTTTCGTCATCGGCCGCGACAAACGCCTGGAGGGCATGGTCACGGCCGTGGACGCCTCGGACGCCGCCCGGCGCGGCGAACGCAGCCTCGACGGCGTCGTGCGCCGGGTCGACAAACGCGTCTCTCCCGACGCATCGGTCCAGGACGTCATGCCGCTTCTGGCCGCGGACCGCGACCCCGTGGCCGTGGTCGACGACAACAACAAACTGCTCGGCATCATCGTCCAGGGATCGCTTCTGGCCGGCCTGGCCGACAAGGGGAGGGGCGAAAATGGCGTATGA
- a CDS encoding peptidoglycan DD-metalloendopeptidase family protein, which yields MRQGSSRMFFKPKRGRIRLLAFLVLVAGGSAVYLAFFHNAAPKRSTPLIEACPPWAEQYCDPSQNLFARTEEDPSEEVLEGSIKPGQTLGGILGDYVDAGALAGLDNPDDFSFASIQSGQPYRLTVRDKELVTFEYDISPTETLVIDGEKGDLQARVETKQCETRTGVMAGTVASSLFKAVEEAGGDAQTAVALADVFASDIDFCRDVQPGDTFRAVVEKRYAEGKLIGIGRVLAARYVNEGKTYEGFALLGRGGKPEYFDADGRALRKAFLRAPLSFLRITSRFTSSRLHPILKVRKPHYGVDYAAPTGTPVWSVGAGVVVERGRNRAAGNYVTVRHSRTWVTRYNHFSRFAKGIRKGSKVAQGQVIGYVGQTGFATGPHLDFRIYKNGKPVNALANPKMQADPLPASKLARFKRQVEKLEALLDQAPQTKDLAARDTPDTKGIQ from the coding sequence ATGCGCCAAGGTAGTTCCCGGATGTTTTTCAAGCCCAAACGCGGCCGCATCCGCCTGCTTGCGTTCCTGGTCCTCGTCGCGGGGGGAAGCGCCGTATATCTGGCCTTCTTCCACAACGCCGCCCCCAAGCGGTCGACTCCGCTCATCGAAGCCTGCCCGCCCTGGGCAGAACAGTACTGCGATCCCAGCCAGAACCTTTTCGCCCGCACCGAGGAAGACCCTTCCGAGGAAGTGCTCGAGGGTTCAATCAAACCCGGCCAGACACTCGGCGGCATCCTTGGCGATTACGTCGACGCGGGCGCCCTGGCCGGACTCGACAATCCCGACGATTTTTCCTTCGCCAGCATCCAGTCCGGACAGCCCTATCGGCTCACCGTGCGCGACAAGGAACTCGTGACCTTCGAATACGACATCAGCCCCACCGAGACCCTGGTCATCGACGGCGAAAAAGGCGACCTGCAAGCCCGCGTCGAGACCAAACAATGCGAGACGCGCACCGGCGTCATGGCCGGCACGGTCGCATCAAGCTTGTTCAAGGCCGTGGAGGAGGCCGGCGGCGACGCCCAAACCGCCGTGGCCCTGGCCGACGTCTTTGCCAGCGACATCGACTTCTGCCGCGACGTGCAGCCCGGCGACACGTTCCGCGCGGTGGTGGAAAAACGCTACGCCGAAGGCAAGCTCATCGGCATCGGCCGGGTGCTGGCCGCCCGTTACGTGAACGAGGGGAAAACCTACGAAGGCTTCGCCCTGCTCGGCCGGGGAGGAAAGCCCGAATACTTCGACGCCGACGGCAGGGCGTTGCGCAAGGCCTTTTTGCGCGCGCCGCTGTCCTTTCTGCGCATCACCTCGCGTTTTACCAGCTCGCGCCTGCACCCCATCCTCAAAGTCCGCAAGCCGCACTACGGCGTGGACTACGCCGCGCCCACCGGCACGCCGGTCTGGAGCGTCGGGGCCGGGGTCGTGGTCGAGCGCGGCCGCAACCGGGCCGCCGGCAACTACGTCACCGTCCGCCACAGCCGCACCTGGGTCACGCGCTACAACCACTTCAGCCGTTTCGCCAAGGGAATCCGCAAAGGGTCCAAGGTCGCCCAGGGACAGGTCATCGGCTACGTGGGCCAGACAGGCTTCGCCACCGGCCCGCACCTGGACTTCCGCATCTATAAGAACGGCAAGCCGGTCAACGCCCTGGCCAACCCCAAAATGCAGGCCGATCCCCTGCCGGCCTCCAAACTGGCCCGGTTCAAGCGGCAGGTCGAAAAACTGGAAGCCCTTCTGGACCAGGCCCCGCAGACCAAGGACCTGGCCGCGCGCGACACCCCGGATACCAAGGGTATTCAGTAG
- a CDS encoding ABC transporter permease produces MAYELPRIPLGQGIEFSIDFLSDHLAPLTKSISLILETAIDAMGTALMAVPPWALIIVIAILAWRLGSRRIGLLALFGLTLVWDLGLWEPTISTIILVLFSTVIATSIGVPLGILAAMRPGWGRIIMPLLDFMQTMPAFVYLIPAIPFFGLGPVSAIFSTVIFAMPPAIRLTCLGIRQVPESLTEAADAFGATRMQRLRKVELPLALPTIMAGINQTIMLSLSMVVIAAMIGARGLGGEVWKAIQRLEPGLGFEAGLAVVIVAVILDRVTQKLGSKNS; encoded by the coding sequence ATGGCGTATGAACTTCCGCGCATTCCTCTCGGCCAGGGCATCGAGTTCAGCATCGACTTTCTGTCCGACCATCTGGCGCCGCTGACCAAATCCATTTCCCTGATCCTCGAGACCGCCATCGACGCCATGGGCACGGCGCTCATGGCCGTACCGCCCTGGGCGCTGATTATCGTCATAGCCATCCTCGCCTGGCGTCTCGGTTCGCGGCGCATCGGCCTGCTGGCGCTGTTCGGCCTGACCCTGGTCTGGGACCTCGGGCTTTGGGAGCCCACCATCTCCACCATCATCCTGGTCCTTTTCTCCACGGTCATCGCCACGTCCATCGGCGTGCCGCTCGGCATCCTGGCCGCCATGCGCCCGGGGTGGGGCCGCATCATCATGCCGCTGCTCGATTTCATGCAGACCATGCCGGCCTTCGTCTACCTGATCCCGGCCATTCCCTTTTTCGGCCTGGGACCGGTTTCGGCCATCTTTTCCACAGTCATCTTCGCCATGCCCCCGGCCATACGGCTCACCTGCCTCGGCATCCGGCAGGTGCCGGAGTCCTTGACCGAAGCCGCCGACGCCTTCGGGGCGACGCGCATGCAGCGCCTGCGCAAGGTCGAGCTGCCTCTGGCCCTGCCCACCATCATGGCCGGCATCAACCAGACCATCATGCTGTCGCTTTCCATGGTGGTCATCGCGGCCATGATCGGCGCCCGGGGCCTCGGCGGCGAGGTCTGGAAGGCCATCCAGCGCCTGGAGCCGGGACTTGGCTTCGAAGCCGGCCTGGCCGTTGTCATCGTCGCCGTCATCCTCGACCGGGTGACGCAGAAACTCGGTTCGAAAAACTCCTGA
- a CDS encoding tetratricopeptide repeat protein, with the protein MRPTHLFAAALSVCFLVAATPRKVPAGGLDQAKTGLNALAKGNYAKAITDLTEAIDSNELPEEKAYLFYVARGNARKADGDMLAAIDDYSAALQKNPHYAPAAFNRGNAQFALRHYDKAIADYSLALDIDVANAKALNNRGAAWFKKGNLQSALANYTLAIAINGDDPDIYLNRGKVYEAMGEPEKAREDFLQVKKIDPSAKTPLD; encoded by the coding sequence ATGCGCCCGACCCATCTGTTCGCCGCCGCCCTAAGCGTCTGCTTCCTGGTCGCGGCCACGCCGCGAAAAGTCCCGGCCGGCGGCCTGGACCAGGCCAAGACGGGGCTTAACGCCCTGGCCAAGGGCAACTACGCCAAGGCCATCACCGACCTGACCGAAGCCATTGATTCCAACGAGCTGCCCGAGGAAAAAGCCTACCTCTTCTATGTGGCCCGGGGAAACGCCCGCAAGGCCGACGGCGACATGCTCGCGGCCATAGACGACTATTCCGCCGCGCTCCAAAAAAATCCCCACTACGCGCCGGCCGCCTTCAACCGCGGCAACGCCCAGTTCGCCCTGCGCCATTACGACAAGGCCATCGCGGATTATTCCCTGGCCCTGGACATCGACGTGGCCAACGCCAAGGCCCTCAACAACCGGGGCGCGGCCTGGTTCAAAAAGGGCAACCTGCAAAGCGCCCTGGCCAACTACACCCTGGCCATCGCCATCAACGGCGACGATCCGGACATCTACCTCAACCGGGGCAAGGTCTACGAGGCCATGGGGGAACCGGAAAAAGCCCGCGAGGACTTTCTCCAGGTCAAAAAAATCGATCCCTCGGCCAAAACGCCCCTCGACTGA
- the nadB gene encoding L-aspartate oxidase has product MVYRMHTGALVVGSGLAGLTAALTLADAGLEVILLTSGEDLDDGNSALAQGGIVFRGEEDSPQLLERDILTCGWRHNYPRAVKYLAKRGPQVVQELLIDRLQLPFDRKAEGGGYHLGKEGGHSVARILHMADRTGRAIMEGLIAAVKANPAIKVLARRTAVDLLTSHHHATLLEFKYQLLNQCLGAYVLNEVSGQVETILADYTVLATGGCGRLFLHTSNTRSSIGSALAMASRAFAKVMNVEYVQFHPTTLFHRAERRLLVTEALRGEGARLVNDKGEPFMPRYDPRADLAPRDIVTRAILAEMLKTDHDCVYLDAASYVKGLETHFPTVYKGCLQLGIDITKQSIPVVPAAHYFCGGVLTDTTGRTTLERLYAAGECACTGIHGANRLASTSLLECLLWGYSVGHDIGKRAGHKASLGRRLVDSIPDWVSPGSNRNEDPALIAQDWATIRNTMWNYVGINRSSSRLKRAFEDLRELNKHIHDFYRETPLSKAIVDLFHGCQAAYTITIAAMQNRRSLGCHYRID; this is encoded by the coding sequence ATGGTCTACCGCATGCACACAGGCGCCCTGGTCGTCGGATCGGGGTTGGCCGGACTCACGGCGGCGCTGACATTGGCCGACGCCGGCCTGGAAGTGATCCTGCTGACATCGGGGGAAGACCTCGACGACGGCAACAGCGCCCTGGCCCAGGGCGGCATCGTCTTTCGCGGGGAGGAGGATTCGCCCCAGCTCCTGGAGCGCGACATACTGACCTGCGGCTGGCGGCACAACTACCCGCGCGCCGTCAAGTACCTGGCCAAACGCGGCCCGCAGGTGGTCCAGGAACTTCTTATCGACCGCTTGCAGTTGCCCTTCGACCGCAAGGCCGAAGGCGGGGGCTACCATCTGGGCAAGGAAGGCGGGCACAGCGTGGCCCGCATCCTCCACATGGCCGACCGCACCGGCCGGGCCATCATGGAAGGGCTCATAGCGGCGGTGAAGGCCAATCCGGCCATCAAGGTCCTGGCCCGGCGCACGGCCGTGGACCTGCTCACTTCGCACCACCACGCCACGCTTTTGGAATTCAAGTACCAGCTGCTCAACCAGTGCCTGGGGGCCTACGTCTTAAACGAAGTCTCGGGGCAGGTGGAAACCATCCTGGCCGATTACACGGTCCTGGCCACGGGCGGCTGCGGCCGGCTGTTCCTGCACACCTCCAACACCCGCTCCTCCATCGGCTCGGCCTTGGCCATGGCCTCGCGCGCCTTCGCCAAGGTCATGAACGTGGAGTACGTGCAGTTCCACCCGACCACGCTCTTTCACCGGGCCGAACGCCGGCTGCTCGTCACCGAGGCCCTGCGCGGCGAAGGGGCGCGGCTCGTCAACGACAAGGGCGAGCCCTTCATGCCGCGCTACGACCCCAGGGCCGACCTGGCGCCGCGTGATATCGTGACCCGGGCCATCCTGGCCGAGATGCTCAAGACCGACCACGACTGCGTCTATCTGGACGCGGCCAGCTACGTCAAAGGCCTGGAGACGCATTTTCCCACCGTCTACAAGGGCTGCCTCCAGCTCGGCATCGACATCACCAAGCAGTCCATCCCGGTGGTCCCGGCCGCCCACTACTTCTGCGGCGGCGTACTCACCGACACGACCGGCCGCACCACCCTGGAGCGGCTCTACGCCGCCGGCGAGTGCGCTTGCACCGGTATCCACGGGGCCAACCGCCTGGCCAGCACCTCGCTGCTCGAGTGCCTGCTGTGGGGCTACAGCGTCGGCCACGACATCGGCAAGCGGGCCGGACACAAGGCGTCGCTCGGCCGCCGGCTGGTGGACAGCATCCCGGACTGGGTCAGCCCCGGCTCCAACCGCAATGAGGACCCGGCGCTCATTGCCCAGGACTGGGCCACCATCCGCAACACCATGTGGAACTACGTGGGCATCAACCGGTCGAGTTCGCGCCTCAAGCGGGCCTTCGAAGACCTGCGCGAACTCAACAAGCACATCCACGATTTCTACCGCGAAACGCCCCTGTCCAAGGCCATCGTGGACCTCTTCCACGGCTGCCAGGCCGCCTACACCATCACCATCGCGGCCATGCAAAACCGCCGTTCCCTGGGCTGCCACTACCGTATCGATTAG
- a CDS encoding glycine betaine ABC transporter substrate-binding protein: MKKTAWYVIAATLVSVAAVLWGTPAPAASKDTVKLAYVEWACATASTNLVKAVLEEKLHKKVEILPVSAAAMWQAVASGDVDGMVTAWLPVTHGNYLKKVKDKIVNLGVIIRGAKIGLVVPDYVTIDSIADLEGAKDKFNGKIIGIDPGAGIMSKTEAAIKDYGLKGYKLVEGSDATMTAALADAVKHKKWIVITGWTPHWMFGRFHLKYLKDPKGVFGGDETIDAIVRKGLKEDKPEVYAFLSKYKLSMSDLQALMAANKENGKPYENAKKFIAEHPKLVDSWL, translated from the coding sequence ATGAAAAAGACCGCCTGGTACGTCATCGCCGCCACTCTCGTTTCCGTAGCCGCCGTGCTGTGGGGCACGCCCGCGCCGGCCGCTTCGAAGGACACCGTGAAACTCGCCTATGTGGAATGGGCCTGCGCCACGGCCTCCACCAATCTGGTCAAAGCCGTGCTTGAGGAAAAGCTGCACAAGAAGGTCGAGATCCTGCCCGTGTCCGCCGCCGCCATGTGGCAGGCCGTGGCCTCGGGCGATGTGGACGGCATGGTCACCGCCTGGCTGCCCGTCACCCACGGCAATTACCTCAAAAAGGTCAAGGACAAGATCGTCAACCTCGGCGTCATCATTCGCGGCGCGAAAATCGGTCTCGTCGTCCCGGATTACGTGACCATCGATTCCATCGCCGACCTGGAAGGGGCCAAGGACAAATTCAACGGCAAAATCATCGGCATCGACCCCGGCGCGGGCATCATGAGCAAGACCGAAGCGGCCATCAAGGACTACGGCCTCAAAGGCTACAAGCTGGTGGAAGGCTCCGACGCCACCATGACCGCCGCCCTGGCCGACGCGGTCAAGCACAAAAAGTGGATCGTCATCACCGGCTGGACCCCGCACTGGATGTTCGGCCGTTTCCACCTCAAGTATCTGAAGGACCCCAAGGGCGTCTTCGGCGGCGACGAAACCATCGACGCCATCGTCCGCAAGGGGCTCAAGGAAGACAAGCCCGAGGTCTACGCCTTCCTGTCCAAGTACAAGCTGTCCATGTCCGACTTGCAGGCCCTCATGGCCGCCAACAAGGAAAACGGCAAGCCCTACGAAAACGCCAAGAAGTTCATTGCCGAGCACCCGAAGCTCGTGGATTCCTGGTTGTAG